The proteins below are encoded in one region of Halocatena salina:
- a CDS encoding helix-turn-helix domain-containing protein — MDKLADITVDRLLAALDEADSAKATKRLMIALAYKDGVSVDTLSARYGLSRSTVYSWLDRFESRSIESAIEDDSRPGRPPKLDEAEQASVRDALDTPPTDFGYEQSMWTPELLQEHIKREHDVSYSLGHVRRIIRELAKP; from the coding sequence AGACATTACGGTTGATCGCTTGTTGGCGGCCTTAGATGAGGCCGACAGTGCGAAGGCCACAAAGCGTCTCATGATCGCGTTGGCGTATAAGGACGGTGTTTCGGTCGATACGTTGAGCGCGCGGTACGGCCTGTCGCGTTCGACAGTGTACTCGTGGCTCGATCGGTTCGAGTCCCGATCGATCGAATCCGCGATCGAGGACGATTCGCGGCCGGGACGACCGCCGAAACTCGATGAGGCAGAACAGGCGTCGGTGCGCGACGCTCTCGACACGCCGCCGACCGATTTCGGGTACGAACAGTCGATGTGGACGCCGGAGCTCCTCCAAGAACACATCAAGCGTGAACACGACGTTTCGTACTCGCTCGGTCACGTTCGTCGCATCATTCGGGAGCTAGCCAAGCCGTAA